From Methanococcus maripaludis, the proteins below share one genomic window:
- a CDS encoding HEAT repeat domain-containing protein translates to MIGSFKSTDYHLNPKSGADTKGISGFDFSDFRDVLSVGKYAFEHRESIKHFIPKFEKALESDFKIKWAALNSLSMISKANPLEVLPLIPKIAELLENSDWRIRKNAVLFFGDFGLVCYNNVKPYMENLKKCINDSNIDVVCSSAYALSKIMLNSKCEEKIDLFGILREKITSKVVLMDLIKNIGEINPDLIKSCQNDVLSCLDSNDPVLKSKVIKILGDIKDYELDENTSKILIDSLKSDNLEIRRSSVYSIWKYSEKYPEYLKNAINTLVEFTSSSDKYTKIYSLLALNKLSYTEPLKFENLNINPLLDEDPDVIYPSITLLYNLSKYSPKVTTRHYKKVCVLMNNPDKYISKQALRIVGNLGKYDQKYINRYINNVRLKLSDEELSKEATIAMVKSGYIEKKNLEIILKAADKAKYNMEFLREIIEEYPKELLSSLEKELFNLKRTWNQEYINELCYSINERLSLNDPDFTNIKLERPEIEEPPVIVALKSECTEVELEDGKQVYILDKSKCIETSLSGDLLELLDVENKNEFDIYKLSHDLMIQSLIESAINEPKR, encoded by the coding sequence ATGATAGGATCTTTTAAATCAACTGATTATCATTTAAATCCAAAAAGCGGTGCAGATACAAAAGGAATATCTGGTTTTGATTTTTCAGATTTTCGAGATGTTCTTTCTGTTGGAAAATATGCATTTGAACATCGGGAATCTATAAAACATTTTATTCCAAAATTTGAAAAAGCACTTGAAAGTGATTTTAAAATAAAATGGGCGGCATTAAACTCACTTTCAATGATTTCAAAGGCAAATCCTCTCGAAGTTCTGCCGTTAATTCCAAAAATTGCGGAATTATTGGAAAACTCTGACTGGAGAATTCGAAAAAATGCAGTTTTATTTTTTGGAGATTTTGGACTTGTATGTTATAATAATGTTAAACCCTACATGGAAAATTTGAAAAAGTGTATTAATGATTCAAACATTGATGTGGTTTGTTCAAGTGCATATGCTCTTTCAAAAATAATGTTAAATTCAAAATGTGAAGAAAAAATTGATTTATTTGGGATACTGCGCGAAAAAATAACTTCAAAAGTAGTTTTAATGGATTTAATAAAAAATATCGGAGAAATTAACCCTGATTTAATAAAATCTTGTCAAAATGATGTATTATCCTGTTTAGATTCAAATGATCCTGTTTTAAAATCAAAAGTAATTAAGATTTTAGGAGATATTAAAGATTACGAACTCGACGAAAATACGTCTAAAATATTGATCGATTCATTAAAAAGTGATAATTTAGAAATTAGGCGAAGTTCAGTTTATTCAATATGGAAATATTCTGAAAAATATCCCGAATACTTAAAAAATGCAATTAATACGCTTGTTGAATTTACAAGTTCGAGCGATAAATATACTAAAATATATTCGCTTTTAGCGCTGAATAAATTAAGCTACACGGAACCACTTAAATTTGAAAATTTAAACATAAATCCATTATTGGATGAAGATCCTGATGTCATTTATCCTTCAATCACGCTTCTTTACAATTTATCAAAATACAGCCCGAAAGTTACTACAAGACACTATAAAAAAGTCTGTGTATTGATGAACAATCCTGATAAATACATTTCAAAGCAGGCTCTTCGAATTGTCGGTAATCTTGGAAAATACGATCAAAAGTACATTAACAGATATATTAATAATGTAAGATTGAAACTTTCAGACGAAGAACTTTCAAAAGAAGCAACGATCGCAATGGTAAAATCCGGCTACATTGAGAAAAAGAATCTTGAAATAATTTTAAAGGCTGCAGACAAGGCTAAATATAATATGGAGTTTTTAAGAGAAATAATTGAAGAATATCCAAAAGAACTTCTTTCATCCCTTGAAAAAGAGTTATTTAATTTAAAAAGAACGTGGAATCAAGAATATATCAATGAACTCTGTTATTCTATAAATGAGAGATTATCATTAAATGATCCAGATTTTACGAATATAAAATTGGAAAGACCTGAAATTGAAGAACCTCCCGTAATTGTTGCTTTAAAATCAGAGTGCACAGAAGTAGAACTTGAAGATGGAAAACAGGTTTATATTTTAGATAAAAGCAAATGCATTGAAACTTCGCTTTCGGGGGACCTTTTAGAACTTTTAGATGTGGAAAATAAAAATGAATTCGATATTTACAAATTATCGCACGATTTAATGATTCAATCATTAATCGAATCTGCAATAAATGAGCCAAAAAGATAG
- a CDS encoding coenzyme F420-0:L-glutamate ligase — MEIVLIREKMEINATPIRTRYIDRNEDFVSESINSLKNEIENGFEIKNGDFLVVSEKFIATSEDNFVDESLANPKFWAYFTYYLSKYGWGYVLGPLLGTRGDRVKNLRKMPKTETLKHKQIVIENVGLIYALKPASEGGIDLTNVPGTYASLLPEKPENSAKKLHKKIKEELNLDLTVMVIDTDATYRFFNWYVTALPIAIDGIISKIGVFGYILGKFGKILKQGGLCGATPLAIVGNENYKKYPLKTILYIANLSDTSQVPYTKSIHDLMKKYNTFEITVDVLKEMEHSPLVIVKCE, encoded by the coding sequence ATGGAGATAGTTTTAATTCGTGAAAAAATGGAAATAAATGCAACACCGATAAGAACCAGATATATCGATAGAAACGAAGATTTTGTATCAGAATCCATCAATTCTTTAAAAAATGAAATTGAAAACGGATTTGAAATAAAAAACGGGGATTTTTTAGTCGTCAGTGAAAAATTCATAGCTACAAGCGAAGACAACTTCGTAGATGAAAGTTTGGCGAATCCTAAATTCTGGGCATATTTTACATATTATCTATCAAAATACGGCTGGGGATATGTATTAGGCCCTCTTTTAGGTACTAGGGGCGACAGGGTTAAAAATTTAAGAAAAATGCCAAAGACGGAAACACTAAAACACAAACAAATAGTAATTGAAAATGTAGGGTTAATATACGCACTAAAACCTGCATCAGAAGGCGGAATTGACTTAACAAACGTTCCGGGTACTTATGCATCCCTCCTTCCAGAAAAACCTGAAAATTCTGCAAAAAAACTCCATAAAAAAATAAAGGAAGAACTGAATCTCGATTTAACGGTTATGGTAATCGATACAGATGCAACATACAGGTTTTTTAACTGGTACGTTACAGCACTTCCAATTGCAATTGATGGAATAATTTCAAAAATAGGTGTTTTTGGATATATTTTAGGGAAATTTGGAAAAATATTAAAACAGGGCGGCCTTTGTGGTGCAACCCCGCTTGCAATTGTGGGAAATGAGAATTACAAAAAATATCCCTTAAAAACGATTCTATACATTGCAAATCTATCAGATACGTCTCAAGTCCCATATACAAAGTCAATTCATGATTTAATGAAAAAATACAACACTTTTGAAATAACTGTTGATGTTTTAAAAGAGATGGAACACAGCCCATTAGTTATTGTAAAATGTGAATAA
- a CDS encoding aconitase X, which translates to MHLTREEEKLYAGEYGEALETCMNLLVSLGDIYGAEKLVDISSAQVSGVSYKTIGEKGLEFLKDLADQGLKATVPTTLNPAGMDLIRYDELKFPKDFAKKQLEIIDCFKRMEIEISCTCTPYLTGNVPMFGSHVAWAESSAVAYVNSVIGARTNREGGPSALAAAIIGKTPCYGYHLDENRLPTQVFEVDMELEDASSFYGILGRITGKIVKNGIPYFKFKNCESVKNDYLKALGAALAASGGVALYHVEGITPEAKKGLEITGLEKVVIGKDDFEKEYDSFKTSEKPDLICIGCPHCSLDEIKEVAEFVKAENAKFNAEVWVCTSIHMKSIADRMGYTKIIEDAGGKVVVDTCMVVAPIEDMGYKNVATNSGKAATYLPGFCKSNVIYGTTYEILKKATE; encoded by the coding sequence ATGCATCTAACGAGAGAAGAGGAAAAATTGTATGCAGGAGAATACGGGGAAGCCCTAGAAACCTGCATGAACTTACTTGTGTCATTAGGCGATATTTACGGAGCAGAAAAACTGGTAGATATATCTTCTGCACAGGTTTCCGGAGTTTCTTACAAAACTATCGGTGAAAAGGGACTGGAATTTTTAAAAGACCTTGCAGATCAGGGTTTAAAGGCAACAGTTCCAACAACGTTAAATCCTGCTGGAATGGATTTGATAAGGTACGATGAACTCAAATTCCCAAAGGATTTTGCAAAAAAACAGCTCGAAATAATTGACTGTTTTAAAAGAATGGAAATTGAAATCAGCTGTACATGTACGCCTTATTTAACTGGAAATGTTCCAATGTTTGGTTCACACGTTGCATGGGCAGAGTCTTCTGCAGTAGCTTATGTAAATTCAGTAATCGGTGCAAGAACCAACAGGGAGGGCGGACCTTCAGCATTAGCAGCTGCAATCATTGGAAAAACACCATGTTACGGATACCATTTGGATGAAAACAGGCTTCCAACACAAGTTTTTGAAGTTGATATGGAACTTGAAGATGCAAGTTCATTTTACGGAATTTTGGGAAGAATTACGGGAAAAATTGTAAAAAACGGAATTCCATACTTCAAATTTAAAAATTGTGAATCAGTTAAAAATGATTATTTAAAAGCACTTGGAGCCGCACTTGCAGCAAGCGGCGGTGTTGCATTATACCACGTTGAAGGAATAACTCCCGAAGCAAAAAAAGGACTGGAAATAACAGGTCTTGAAAAAGTAGTTATCGGAAAAGACGATTTTGAAAAAGAATATGATTCTTTCAAAACTTCAGAAAAACCAGATTTAATTTGTATCGGATGTCCACACTGCAGTCTTGATGAAATCAAAGAAGTTGCAGAGTTTGTAAAAGCTGAAAATGCAAAATTCAATGCAGAAGTTTGGGTTTGTACATCAATTCACATGAAATCGATTGCTGACAGGATGGGATATACGAAAATTATTGAAGATGCTGGCGGAAAAGTAGTTGTTGACACGTGTATGGTCGTAGCTCCGATTGAAGACATGGGATACAAAAACGTTGCAACGAATTCTGGAAAAGCTGCAACGTATCTGCCGGGTTTTTGCAAAAGCAACGTGATATACGGAACAACTTATGAAATTTTGAAAAAAGCAACTGAATAA
- the cobM gene encoding precorrin-4 C(11)-methyltransferase, with the protein MKKMIIVGAGPGDKELITIKGKNAIESADILIYAGSLVNPEVLDYNKKDAKIYNSATMTLDEVIEVAVNGIKNGLTVVRVHTGDPALYGAIKEQIDELKKYEIDVEIIPGVTSLFAAAATLKSELTLPDVSQTVIITRPEGRTPKPAKESLIALAKHNATMAIYLGTGMIEKVCKELIEGGYPENTAVSVVYHASWPDEKKITGTLKDISEKVKGEGITKTALIIVGNVTNPDSYDYSKLYDKDFEHEFRKPKN; encoded by the coding sequence ATGAAAAAGATGATTATTGTTGGTGCGGGTCCTGGAGACAAGGAATTAATCACGATAAAAGGAAAAAATGCAATTGAAAGTGCAGATATCTTAATTTATGCAGGTTCGTTAGTAAATCCGGAAGTTTTAGATTACAACAAAAAGGATGCAAAAATCTACAACAGTGCAACGATGACACTCGATGAAGTAATCGAAGTTGCAGTAAACGGAATTAAAAACGGATTAACTGTTGTAAGGGTTCATACTGGAGACCCTGCACTTTACGGTGCGATAAAAGAGCAGATCGATGAATTGAAAAAATATGAAATCGATGTAGAAATAATTCCAGGAGTAACTTCCCTTTTTGCAGCAGCGGCAACTTTAAAATCAGAATTAACGCTTCCTGATGTATCACAAACAGTAATAATTACACGGCCTGAAGGAAGAACTCCAAAACCTGCAAAAGAAAGTTTAATCGCGCTTGCAAAACACAACGCTACAATGGCAATTTATTTGGGAACAGGAATGATAGAAAAAGTATGTAAGGAGCTAATTGAAGGTGGATATCCGGAAAACACTGCGGTTTCAGTGGTATATCATGCATCATGGCCTGACGAGAAAAAAATTACTGGAACACTAAAAGACATATCTGAAAAAGTAAAAGGCGAAGGAATTACAAAAACAGCACTTATAATCGTTGGAAATGTAACAAATCCTGACAGTTATGATTATTCAAAACTTTACGACAAAGACTTTGAACACGAATTTAGAAAACCTAAAAATTAA
- a CDS encoding DUF2304 domain-containing protein, translating to MEPVQIIGIIVGLIVILKVAVQAKKSAISPFTAVIWILGWIFVMLMVSFPNFLGKIANSLGVGRGIDVLVYFGIIILFFLVYKSYLRTEHLEREITTIVSEIAINERYDKKTKGENDGK from the coding sequence ATGGAACCTGTTCAAATTATCGGGATTATCGTTGGATTAATTGTTATTTTAAAAGTTGCAGTCCAGGCTAAAAAAAGTGCTATTTCACCATTTACTGCAGTTATATGGATTTTAGGATGGATTTTTGTAATGTTAATGGTAAGTTTTCCAAATTTTCTTGGAAAAATTGCAAACAGTCTGGGTGTAGGAAGAGGTATTGACGTTTTAGTGTATTTTGGAATTATAATTCTGTTTTTCTTAGTTTACAAATCATATTTAAGGACAGAACACCTTGAAAGAGAAATTACAACAATTGTTTCAGAAATTGCAATTAATGAAAGATACGATAAAAAAACAAAAGGTGAAAATGATGGAAAATAG